In Capsicum annuum cultivar UCD-10X-F1 chromosome 8, UCD10Xv1.1, whole genome shotgun sequence, the genomic window AATAAGTTCTTTAAGTAATATTTCACGTTAATTATAGAGGTTTCTTAACTGTGTCCTCTTCACCCGTCATCACACCACTTTTTCACCACAACCCCATACCCCATCCCCACCAGGCCATCACTACCCCGCGCCACCTTCCATATCATTAGTCTaacaaatacttttagaatgatattttttgcttatatattaaacataaaacatatataaaaaatttagtgattttgctagaaaatatttttcaagagaaCATTTTTCATGAActgaacacaacccaaaccataTTGGATTTTATAATGGTCGTAGGTATTGGTCAAATCAACCTTATAAGGTGAAGTACAATGGTTGAATTGGGATGgattgttttaaaaatatttcaataccATATCCAATCTAAAGTCACGTAAATATGTTTGGTCAATGCAATAAAGTAAAAGTAGAAGCAACAAATTTTGCACACGCAATTTGAATGAGAAAAAAGGTAGCTAAATATAGACAAATGACACCACCCCCCTTATTGTCCTTACAGTTTCGTCTTCTTTTAGGGGGGAAAAAATGAACTTACGCAAATGAATGCCAAGAAAAAGctaaaaaatcattcaaaaattcgAACATCTAACATGCACAGTACTTACCCACCTCCTACATATGAGTAAAGTAAATGTCACAGCTCACACCTTTTTTCccttaatattaatatttttaaaataattatgatattcgAGTCAATTTGGGTGTAGTTCgattataaatatttgttatagCGTCAACTGTCAACACAAGGAACGGATAATATTTTCTACCAAAACTTCAAtgtatgaaaataatttactatTGCTGACATTTTTTGTCTCTATTTACATTTGAATCCTAATCTCCTGTAATACTAgtatttactaaaaaaaatttaatcactAGGCTATGCCGGCCTTTTGTAGTCCTACCTACCTTGTTCAACATTGTATActagtagtactattttacttCCCATAAAACCTACTAGCCTCTTTTAATTTGGGTCTTATTTTGTCTAAGAAAGTACATTTCAAATATGCATGTATCTCTTTTTCCTCTTTACTCAACTTCCCAAGAAGAAAAAGTCCCAGAAAAGAAGCTGGGTTTGTGTGATGAATGTCTCCTTTGCTTCAACCATGACAGCTTTTCCTAAGTTTACACTAAAATATTTACAGATTCATGTGCAAACTTCCAAGAGTAATTAATGCACAAAACCTGCCAAATTCAACTAACAGTTGGCAACTTGGcatcaattttccttttttcttaatCACTTATCAATTCAGCATAATGACATTCCATCCATGATTAAATAATCACTACAAATACTCTTTACAGACGGCCTGGTTTTTATGGCAACTCTAATTTCTTTCAATATTAGtcatatatatgtaaatacaaaAGTCAATAATCTTAACTGCATATATTCAATAGGAAAAATATTCAACACACATAACGACATACCTTATGCATATGACCAACTAAAGAATACATGATATTACAAGCCCAATTTGTGTGATATcaaacaagaaagaaagtgtaCTAATGCCAATTTATTAAGAGATGCTTTGTAAACCACAAAATCAGTACTGCTATGCATTTATATGTTGTGGTCCTATAACGTTAGGCACTTTAATAGATTTCAGATTCTTTTCCATTCTTTACCTACTTTTCTTTCAAGTTGTTTGGCTTTAATTAATGGTACCATCTTCCAGAGCCAACCAAAACTGCTACTGAACAATACATGTACACAAAAATTAAACCTACTCATGGACTTCTCATATTATTCTCCCATACCAAGCTGTTCACTTTTTGTGACTTCCATTCATCTAATTTAAACTCTGAAttcaacaataataatttaaaaaaaaaaaaaaaaaaaaaactaacaacatAGTTAACAATTTTGACTAGACTAAAAGATATGTATACATACGTAAAAAGTAACAGGAGAAAAATCAATTcagcaaagaaattcaagatttaggcAAATTCTGATCATGTTCATACTAGCTTTTCTTCCCCTCCTCCAGTACTAAAGATAAACCACAATCcattacataataaaatcctaaataagcccaaaaataaataaaaaggacaGCCCGAACGCAAAAAAAGTATCCCGTGTTAGCAGAGTTCGAGGTTGTCTACAGCTCGAACCCATGAACTATAATAGCTCACACAAAGATAACTTCACCATTGCTCCAATGCTCTCCATCCCAAagaatacttaaaaaaaaaaaaatagtacttaattaatttaacaaaagTAGTTCATTATATATCCTAccagaaacaagaagaagaagatgaccaTCCACTAGTATTATTATAGTAACTTGAATTTTGAAGACGACGAAAGAAtgtcctccttcttcttctataaccaaagataccatacTTGAACCTTAACCAAACCAATTTCCTGATCTTAGTTGCTGATCTGAGCTTTACCCATATCACCCTTTTCACTCTAAAGAAAGATTTCTTTATCCTTTCACTCGCACTCTTCTTCCTGCtgaattggtagcttctcaagaaAAGCTGCCTCTTTTCCATGTCAGTGTAGCCACCTGTTTCTGTTCTGAATATGTTCATTGGCAGTGGCACCCCATAAGACATTTGTTTAGCACTCATATTATAATGATCCATACATAGAGATAAACTGGTTAATTAATTTTTCCAGTGGGAAAAAGGAAGGGGTAGTGGGTATATAATGGTACTGAATATAGGGAAGAgggggttgggttgggttgggttgggttgggtttgTTGGAGTCTGAATGCTATT contains:
- the LOC107879379 gene encoding uncharacterized protein LOC107879379, with translation MDHYNMSAKQMSYGVPLPMNIFRTETGGYTDMEKRQLFLRSYQFSRKKSASERIKKSFFRVKRVIWVKLRSATKIRKLVWLRFKYGIFGYRRRRRTFFRRLQNSSYYNNTSGWSSSSSCFW